CCCATGCGCAGACGGTCGAACTCCACAGCGCAGTGCGCGGAGAATACCTTCACCTCGTGGCCGTGGTCGCGCATCAGGCCTCGCAGCCGCTCCTGGTTCTGGAGCCGCGCGGCGTTGTCCACCGACTTCAGCTTCTGGAACAGCGCCACGCCCCACGGGCTTCGCGGCGCCATCAGGTCCACCTCGCGGTAGCTGAAGTATGCGTCCCCGGCGTGCAACATCCACCCTCCGGGCCCCTTCACAGCGACGCCGCAGTGCCCCGCCGTGTGGCCCGTCAGCGGCACCAGCAGCACCTCCGCGTCCAGGCCTGGAATCACCCGCACCGACTCGAAGCCGAACCAGCGCTCCCCGTCCACGGCGTACCGGTTCCACTTCGGCCCGTGTGACCACTGGACCGGCTTGTACCCGAACTTCGCGCCGGCCTGCGGCGGCACCATGGCGGCGGCGTGCTCATCCCCGAAGACGTGCACTTGGGCGTCCGGGAAGTCCGCCAGCCCTCCGACATGATCCAGGTCCAGGTGCGTGGGCACGATGTGCCTCACGTCCTCGCGCTTGAAGCCCAGGCGCTCCACCTGGGCCAGCGCCGTCTCCGATGGGTCCAGCCGGGGCGCGTTCCGCTTCACGAAGCGCTGGCCCAGCCGGCCCTTCGCGTCCTGCACATCCCGGGTCCCCAGCCCCGTGTCCACGAGGACCAGCCCCCGCGACGTCTCCAGCAGCAGGCAATGGCAGACCATCCGGGCCCGCTCGAACAGCCCGCCCGAGCCCGTGACGAACCGGGCGCTGGCGGGACACAGGGTTCCGCAGTTGAGGTGGTGGATTCGCATGCCCGGCAAGGTACGAATCGGCGCCCCGTGCCCGATTGGAGAATTCGGCCATGCGCCCCGGCCCGGGTTGAAGCAGGAGGCCGTCCGTCCCATGCTTGCTCGCGCATGACCGCCCCACCCGCCACCGCGCTGGCCCCCAGCGCCGACCTGTCCCGCTTCGTCCAGCGCGTGCGGGTCCTGTGGCGGGGGCCCTCGCAGGCCCCCTATGTCCGCCTGCCGGACGGCACCGTGGAGCTGGTGGTCCGCGTCACCTCCACCACCTGCGACGTGCACGCCCTGGGGCCCCGCGAGCAGGTGGTGCGCAAGGCGCCCTCGGAGGTGCCGCCCGACACGCTGGGCATCCAGTTCAAGCCCGGAGGCGCCTACCCCTTCTTCGGCCTGCCCATGTCGGAGCTGGCCCACCGCTCGCTTTCCATCGACACGCTCTGGGGCAAGGCGGACGGCGCCCGGCTCCGGGACTCCCTGGCCCGGGCCGCCACCTCCCATGCCCGCCTGCGCACCCTGGAGGCGGCGCTCGTGGACCGGCTCCATCGCGACGACGTCTTCGAGCCGGCCGCCGCGTACCTCGTGCGGCGCGGCATCCGGTTGCTCTCCGGCGCCGTGGACATCCCCCGCGTCGCGGATCTGGCCCGCACCCTGGGCGTGAGCGAGCGGCACCTGCGCCGCGCCTTCGATGACGTGCTGGGCATGGGACCCAAGGCCTATGCCCGGCTCGTGCGCTTCCAGCGCGCGCTCCAGGCGTCCCGCGCGCAGGGCGCACGGCCAGACTGGGGCGCCATCGCCGCAGGTGCCGGGTACTATGATCAGGCCCACCTCATCGCGGACTTCCGGGCCGTGCTGGGCACCACTCCGGGCGCGTGGACGCGGGCCCGGGCAGCCTGAGCCGCTTCGGACGCGGTGCGTCGGGACGCGGCGGGTGGGAAATCCGCCTGCCTGCCAGGGGTCCTTGGGAATCGTTCTGGCGCTCGGACGTTGTGCTGCTGGCGTGGGCGTTTTCCCAGCTTGACCGCCGCTGAGGCATCCCTCACAAACGCCCCGTCCCCGCGGGCTCCGTTCCCGCGGCCCGAAAGGATCCCATTCATGAAGCGATTGGTCGTCATCGCCGCCCTCGTGGGTGCCGCCCCGGCGCTCGCCGATGAAGGCATGTGGACGTTCAACAACTTCCCCGCCGCCAAGGTGAAGGAGAAGTACGGCTTCCAGCCGGATCAGCAGTGGCTGGACAAGCTGCGCCTGGGCGCGGTGCGTCTGGCTGGCGGCTGCTCGGCGAGCTTCGTGTCGCCGGATGGCCTGGTGATGACGAATCACCACTGCGCGCGCGGCTGCATCGAGCAGCTGTCCACCGCGAAGCAGGACTACCTGGCCAACGGCTTCTACGCGAAGACGCAGGCCGAGGAGAAGCAGTGCCCGGCCATGGAGGTGAACCAGCTCGTCGAGATCACCGACGTGACGGATCAGCTCAACAAGGCCACCCAGTCCATGTCCGGCAAGCAGTACTCGGACACGCTGAAGGCGGAGATGGCCAAGGTGGAGAAGGCCTGCGCCAACGGCGACGACAAGGTGCGCTGTGACGTCGTCACGCTGTACCAGGGCGGCAAGTACAACCTGTACAAGTACCGCCGCTTCCAGGACGTGCGCCTGGTGTTCGCCCCGGAGCACGCCATCGCCTTCTTCGGCGGTGACCCGGACAACTTCGAGTTCCCCCGCTACGACCTGGACGTGTCCTTCGTGCGCGTCTACCAGGACAAGCAGCCGGTGAAGACGCCGGACTACTTCAAGTGGTCCGAGCACGGCGCGAAGGACGGCGAGCTCACGTTCGTGGCCGGCAACCCGGGCCGCACCTCGCGCGCGCTGACCATCGCGGAGCTGGAGTACATCCGCGACGTGTCCATGCCCAAGACGCTGATGTACCTGTCCGAGATGCGCGGCATGCTCACCGAGTTCCAGAAGCGCGGCCCCGAGCAGAAGCGCATCTCCAGCAACATCCTGTTCGGCGTGGAGAACAGCCTCAAGGCGTCCAAGGGCCGCCACGAGGCGTTGCTGGACAAGAAGTTCTTCGCGTCCAAGGTCGCCGCGGAGCAGGAGCTGCGCAAGAAGGTCGACGCGAACCCCGAGCTGAAGAAGAAGTACGCCACCGCGTGGGATGAGATCGCCAAGGCGGAGTCGCAGCTCGTCAACCTGCGCAAGGACCTGAACTTCATCGAGCAGGGCCAGGGCCTGTCCTCCACCCTGTTCAGCATCGCGAAGACGCTGGTGCGCGCGGGCGACGAGCTGCCCAAGGAGAACGGCCAGCGGCTGCGCGAGTTCAACGACGCCAACCAGCCCGCGCTCAAGGCGCAGCTCTTCAGCCCCGCGCCCATCTACCCGGAGCTGGAGATCGCCCGCCTGACGTTCAGCCTCACCAAGCTGCGTGAGGAGCTGGGCGCCAAGCACCCGTTCGTGAAGAAGGTGCTGGGCAAGGAGTCCCCGGAGCAGGTCGCCACCCGTGTGGTGAAGGGCTCCAAGCTGATGGACGTGAAGGCGCGTCAGGCGCTCTTCGACGGCGGCAAGAAGGCCGTGGACGCGTCCAAGGACCCGATGATCCAGCTGGCCCTGCTGGTGGACCCGGACGCCCGCGCCATCCGCAAGAAGTTCGAGGACGACGTGGAGTCCGTCATCAAGAAGAACAGCGAGCTCGTCGCCAAGGCGAAGTTCGACATCTACGGCACCAGCCAGTACCCGGACGCGACGTTCTCCCCGCGCGTGTCGTTCGGCTCGGTGAAGGGCTACACGGAGGACGGTGAGAAGGTCGCGCCCATCACCCAGATGGCAGGCACCTTCGAGCACGCCACGGGCCAGGAGCCGTTCGCCCTGCCCAAGTCGTGGGTGAAGTCGGAGAAGGTCATCACCGGCACCACGCCGATGAACTTCGTCAGCACCAACGACATCATCGGCGGCAACTCCGGCTCGCCCGTGGTGAACAAGAACCACGAAATCGTCGGCCTGGTGTTCGACGGCAACATCCAGTCGCTGGGCGGTGAGTACGGCTTCGACGAGTCCGTGAACCGCACCGTGTCCGTGCACTCGGACGCCATCATCGAGGCGCTGCAGAAGATCTACGGCGCCAACCGCGTCCTGGAAGAGCTGCGCCCCGGCAGCACCAAGATCGCGCCGGTGAAGGCGAACCCGGCGGGGTAGTCCTCCCCACCGCGTCCTGAAGTCCCCAGAGGCTGTCCGGTGCGAACCGGGCAGCCTCTTCTTCTTGGTACCGTGCGCGCCATGTCGCACGACGCCGCCCGAAGTGAGCAGTTCATGCGCGAAGGCTTCCTCCGGCTGGACGGGGCCTTCCCCCGAGAGCTCGCGGACGAGGCCCGGGCCATTCTCTGGAAGGACACGGGCTGTGACCCGGAGAAGCCCCCCACCTGGACCCGGCCCGTCATCCGCCTGGGCATGTACACGCAGCAGCCCTTCGTGGACGCCGCGAACACGCCCGTGCTGCATGCGGCGTTCGATGAACTCGTCGGCCCTGGCCGGTGGCTGCCGCTGCGGGCCATGGGCACGTTCCCCGTGCGCTTCCCGTCACCCCAGGACCCGGGCGACGCGGGCTGGCACATCGACGTGGGCTTCGACTTCGACAAGCCGGACTTCATGGACTGGCGCGCCAACGTCGCCTCGAAGGGCCGGGCGCTGCTGATGCTCTTCCTCTTCTCCGACGTGGGCGAGGACGACGCGCCCACCCGCATCCGGGTGGGCTCGCACCAGGACATCGCGCGGCTGCTGGGCCCGGCGGGCGAGGCGGGCCTGACGCTCCGGCAGCTCGCGGCCAACGGCTTCTCGGAGTCCGCCCACCGGCGGGAGGTGCTGGCCACGGGCGAGGCGGGCACGGTCTACCTGTGCCACCCCTTCCTCGTGCACTCGGCGCAGCCCCACCGGGGGACGCGGCCGCGCTTCATGGCGCAGCCGCCACTCTTGCCCCGGGAGCCGCTGAGCCTGGCCCGGCTCCCGGAGGACACGTCGCCGGTGGAGGAGGCCATCCGGCGCGCGGTGACGTGAGCGCCCTGCCCTACCGCCTCACTCCCACTCGATGGTGGCGGGCGGCTTGGAGGAGATGTCGTAGACGACGCGGTTGATGCCGCGCACCTCGTTGGTGATGCGCGAGGAGATCTTCTCCAGGATGGGGAACGGGATGCGCGCCCAGTCCGCCGTCATGCCGTCCACGCTGGTGACGGCGCGCAGCACGCAGGTGGACTCGTAGGTGCGCTCGTCGCCCATCACGCCCACGCTCTGCACCGGCAGCAGCACGGCGAAGGCCTGCCAGACCTCCTTGTAGAGGCCGGCCTTGTGGATCTCCTCCTGCACGATGGTGTCCGCGCGGCGCACCAGGTCCAGGCGCTTCTCGTTCACCTCGCCCAGCACGCGGATGGCCAGGCCCGGGCCCGGGAACGGCTGGCGGGAGACCATCTCGTCCGGCAGGCCCAGCTCGCGGCCCAGGGCGCGGACCTCGTCCTTGAAGAGCTCGCGCAGGGGCTCCACCAGCTTGAGCTTCATCTGCTCCGGCAGGCCGCCCACGTTGTGGTGGCTCTTGATGGTGACGGACGGGCCCTTCCAGGACACGGACTCGATGACGTCCGGGTACAGCGTGCCCTGCGCCAGGAAGCCCGCGTCCTGCACGTCGCGCGAGGCCTCCTCGAAGACGGCGATGAACTCCCGGCCGATGATCTTCCGCTTCTGCTCCGGATCCGTGACCCCGGCCAGCTTCGACAGGAAGCGCTCGCGCGCGTCCACCGTCTTGAGCGGCACGTGGAAGCGGTCCACGAAGAGCGCCTCCACCTGCTCGCGCTCGCCCTGACGCAACACGCCGTTGTCCACGAAGATGCACTGGAGCCGGGGACCGATGGCCCGGTGCAGCAGCAGCGCCGCCACGGAGCTGTCCACGCCGCCGGAGAGTCCGCAGATGACGCGGCCCTCTTCGCCCACCTGCTTGCGGATGGCCTCCACGGCCTCGCCGATGAAGCCCTTCATCGTCCAGGAGCCGGTGACCTTGCAGTCCGTGAAGAGGAAGGCGCGCAGCATGGCCTTGCCCTGCGGCGTGTGGACGACCTCCGGGTGGAACTGGAAG
This genomic stretch from Corallococcus macrosporus harbors:
- a CDS encoding MBL fold metallo-hydrolase, which codes for MRIHHLNCGTLCPASARFVTGSGGLFERARMVCHCLLLETSRGLVLVDTGLGTRDVQDAKGRLGQRFVKRNAPRLDPSETALAQVERLGFKREDVRHIVPTHLDLDHVGGLADFPDAQVHVFGDEHAAAMVPPQAGAKFGYKPVQWSHGPKWNRYAVDGERWFGFESVRVIPGLDAEVLLVPLTGHTAGHCGVAVKGPGGWMLHAGDAYFSYREVDLMAPRSPWGVALFQKLKSVDNAARLQNQERLRGLMRDHGHEVKVFSAHCAVEFDRLRMG
- a CDS encoding helix-turn-helix transcriptional regulator, whose amino-acid sequence is MTAPPATALAPSADLSRFVQRVRVLWRGPSQAPYVRLPDGTVELVVRVTSTTCDVHALGPREQVVRKAPSEVPPDTLGIQFKPGGAYPFFGLPMSELAHRSLSIDTLWGKADGARLRDSLARAATSHARLRTLEAALVDRLHRDDVFEPAAAYLVRRGIRLLSGAVDIPRVADLARTLGVSERHLRRAFDDVLGMGPKAYARLVRFQRALQASRAQGARPDWGAIAAGAGYYDQAHLIADFRAVLGTTPGAWTRARAA
- a CDS encoding S46 family peptidase: MKRLVVIAALVGAAPALADEGMWTFNNFPAAKVKEKYGFQPDQQWLDKLRLGAVRLAGGCSASFVSPDGLVMTNHHCARGCIEQLSTAKQDYLANGFYAKTQAEEKQCPAMEVNQLVEITDVTDQLNKATQSMSGKQYSDTLKAEMAKVEKACANGDDKVRCDVVTLYQGGKYNLYKYRRFQDVRLVFAPEHAIAFFGGDPDNFEFPRYDLDVSFVRVYQDKQPVKTPDYFKWSEHGAKDGELTFVAGNPGRTSRALTIAELEYIRDVSMPKTLMYLSEMRGMLTEFQKRGPEQKRISSNILFGVENSLKASKGRHEALLDKKFFASKVAAEQELRKKVDANPELKKKYATAWDEIAKAESQLVNLRKDLNFIEQGQGLSSTLFSIAKTLVRAGDELPKENGQRLREFNDANQPALKAQLFSPAPIYPELEIARLTFSLTKLREELGAKHPFVKKVLGKESPEQVATRVVKGSKLMDVKARQALFDGGKKAVDASKDPMIQLALLVDPDARAIRKKFEDDVESVIKKNSELVAKAKFDIYGTSQYPDATFSPRVSFGSVKGYTEDGEKVAPITQMAGTFEHATGQEPFALPKSWVKSEKVITGTTPMNFVSTNDIIGGNSGSPVVNKNHEIVGLVFDGNIQSLGGEYGFDESVNRTVSVHSDAIIEALQKIYGANRVLEELRPGSTKIAPVKANPAG
- a CDS encoding phytanoyl-CoA dioxygenase family protein, translated to MREGFLRLDGAFPRELADEARAILWKDTGCDPEKPPTWTRPVIRLGMYTQQPFVDAANTPVLHAAFDELVGPGRWLPLRAMGTFPVRFPSPQDPGDAGWHIDVGFDFDKPDFMDWRANVASKGRALLMLFLFSDVGEDDAPTRIRVGSHQDIARLLGPAGEAGLTLRQLAANGFSESAHRREVLATGEAGTVYLCHPFLVHSAQPHRGTRPRFMAQPPLLPREPLSLARLPEDTSPVEEAIRRAVT
- the guaA gene encoding glutamine-hydrolyzing GMP synthase, which translates into the protein MDLHSEKILILDFGSQYTQLIARRVRELGVYCEIHRPDLPAADIRQFAPRGIILSGGPASVEAPGSPRCDPFVFEAGVPVLGICYGLQLLAKLLGGRIDRGAHREFGSAAVEVLSARGPFAEFRPGDQVQVWMSHGDRVDELPPGFEAIGRSGNSPFAAAAHATKPWYGFQFHPEVVHTPQGKAMLRAFLFTDCKVTGSWTMKGFIGEAVEAIRKQVGEEGRVICGLSGGVDSSVAALLLHRAIGPRLQCIFVDNGVLRQGEREQVEALFVDRFHVPLKTVDARERFLSKLAGVTDPEQKRKIIGREFIAVFEEASRDVQDAGFLAQGTLYPDVIESVSWKGPSVTIKSHHNVGGLPEQMKLKLVEPLRELFKDEVRALGRELGLPDEMVSRQPFPGPGLAIRVLGEVNEKRLDLVRRADTIVQEEIHKAGLYKEVWQAFAVLLPVQSVGVMGDERTYESTCVLRAVTSVDGMTADWARIPFPILEKISSRITNEVRGINRVVYDISSKPPATIEWE